The proteins below come from a single Paracoccus sp. SCSIO 75233 genomic window:
- a CDS encoding malonyl-CoA decarboxylase family protein, which produces MAKQRFAVLSDFVDAIMRRDGRRQDVGSATRDALSRPAIDRISAACHVLMTRIGDAARVAVAEQALSAYEELSDDEKLTFFRLLLNDYGVDADEIRGAYQTWEQQQDGAAGAALFQVVEPKRQTLLRRLNMAPGATLKLVRMREDLLKAMRGAPEIAPIDQDFAHLLSSWFNRGFLRMQRIDWGTSAAVLERIMRYESVHVMQGWADLRRRLNPHDRRMFAFFHPATGDEPLIFVEVALTQGVPDAIATILTAPEPDAPAQADTAVFYSINNSLPGLKGVSFGNFLIKQVASDLSKELPELTRFVTLSPAPGFARWLAAQESVRAKALSTSLKQQDWLNDDAIAEELRPEVEAFAARYFVTARNQKDAPPDPVARFHLGNGASAWRVNWPADRSDNAVRAAHGLMINYLYELAAIETQHELFVRDGTVAHGPSLADALQRISGEE; this is translated from the coding sequence ATGGCCAAACAGCGTTTTGCGGTTCTTTCGGACTTTGTTGACGCGATCATGCGCCGCGACGGGCGACGTCAGGATGTCGGCTCGGCGACACGGGACGCGCTGTCGCGGCCTGCCATCGACCGTATCTCCGCCGCCTGCCATGTGCTGATGACCCGTATCGGCGATGCCGCCCGGGTCGCAGTCGCCGAACAGGCGCTGTCAGCCTATGAGGAGTTGAGCGACGACGAAAAGCTCACCTTCTTTCGTCTTCTGCTGAACGATTACGGCGTCGATGCGGACGAAATCCGCGGCGCTTATCAGACATGGGAACAACAGCAGGACGGTGCTGCCGGTGCTGCGCTGTTTCAGGTGGTCGAGCCAAAACGGCAAACGCTGCTGCGTCGCCTCAATATGGCACCGGGCGCGACGCTGAAGCTGGTCAGGATGCGCGAAGATCTGCTGAAGGCAATGCGCGGCGCACCCGAAATCGCACCGATCGATCAGGATTTCGCGCATCTTCTGTCGTCATGGTTCAATCGCGGCTTTCTCAGGATGCAGCGCATCGACTGGGGGACATCTGCGGCGGTGCTGGAGCGCATCATGCGCTATGAAAGCGTTCACGTCATGCAAGGCTGGGCCGATCTGCGGCGCAGGCTGAACCCGCATGATCGCAGGATGTTCGCCTTCTTCCACCCCGCAACGGGCGACGAACCGCTGATCTTTGTCGAGGTCGCTCTGACGCAGGGCGTACCGGACGCCATCGCGACGATACTGACCGCACCGGAACCGGACGCGCCCGCACAGGCCGACACAGCCGTTTTTTATTCCATCAATAACAGCCTGCCTGGGCTGAAAGGCGTTTCCTTCGGGAATTTCCTGATCAAGCAGGTCGCGAGTGATCTTTCCAAAGAACTGCCGGAGTTGACGCGTTTTGTCACGCTCTCCCCCGCACCGGGCTTCGCGCGCTGGCTTGCGGCGCAGGAATCGGTTCGGGCCAAGGCGCTCAGCACATCGCTGAAACAGCAGGACTGGCTGAATGACGACGCCATCGCCGAAGAGTTGCGCCCGGAGGTCGAGGCGTTTGCCGCCAGATATTTCGTCACCGCACGCAACCAGAAAGATGCGCCACCCGATCCGGTTGCGCGTTTTCATCTGGGCAATGGCGCTTCGGCGTGGCGCGTCAACTGGCCTGCGGACCGCTCGGACAACGCGGTCAGGGCGGCGCATGGGCTGATGATCAACTATCTGTACGAGCTTGCCGCCATTGAAACCCAGCACGAACTTTTCGTGCGTGACGGTACAGTCGCGCATGGCCCGTCACTGGCCGATGCATTGCAGCGAATTTCCGGGGAGGAGTGA
- a CDS encoding SDR family NAD(P)-dependent oxidoreductase — protein MGEFDGKSAVVTGAGSGIGAAAAKMLAARGAAIGVQDISQEKAEETCDAIVKSGGRAIPVVSDISDIEATRTALKAAEAALGGINILVNNAGITSDFCSLEDATPEMFERSIAVHVRGTVFATQAVVPGMKARGDGRIVNTSSISGTVGNPNATTYNAAKGAIAAMTKGWAKELASFGILVNAIAPGPTVTPMTTERLEPEYFTERAKDIPLRRWGTAEDMAAAIVFLAGPGAAYITGQIISPNGGLAIT, from the coding sequence ATGGGTGAATTCGACGGTAAGTCGGCAGTTGTGACGGGCGCGGGATCCGGCATCGGTGCTGCTGCGGCCAAGATGCTGGCAGCGCGCGGCGCAGCCATCGGTGTCCAGGATATCTCGCAGGAAAAAGCTGAAGAAACCTGCGACGCTATCGTCAAATCCGGCGGTCGTGCCATTCCCGTGGTCAGCGATATCTCCGATATCGAAGCAACCCGGACCGCGCTGAAGGCTGCGGAAGCAGCGCTCGGCGGGATCAATATTCTGGTGAACAACGCCGGTATCACCTCGGATTTTTGCAGCCTTGAAGATGCGACGCCGGAGATGTTCGAACGCTCTATCGCGGTGCATGTGCGCGGCACAGTTTTCGCCACACAGGCCGTCGTGCCGGGGATGAAGGCCAGGGGCGATGGCAGGATCGTCAACACTTCCTCGATTTCGGGTACGGTCGGTAATCCGAACGCCACCACCTATAACGCTGCAAAAGGTGCAATCGCGGCGATGACGAAGGGTTGGGCCAAAGAACTGGCATCTTTCGGAATTCTTGTGAACGCTATTGCGCCGGGGCCGACGGTCACGCCGATGACGACGGAGCGTCTGGAACCCGAATATTTCACCGAACGCGCCAAGGATATCCCATTGCGCCGTTGGGGCACTGCGGAGGATATGGCCGCCGCCATCGTTTTCCTCGCAGGCCCGGGAGCGGCCTACATCACCGGGCAGATCATCAGCCCGAATGGCGGCCTCGCCATCACCTGA
- a CDS encoding GntR family transcriptional regulator yields the protein MATTPTVQRIRLALENAIVDGDYAPGDKLDPGRIAEQYGCSRTPVREALQALEASGLLTVQPKRGTFVAQLGVPELMQRFEVMAELEAFCARLACRRASGEDLQRLAEAQDACTAAAEAMDAERYYAENTLFHQAIYRAAHNEFLEAEALRLQAVLQPYRRRQLRAHGRIRSSLSEHSDILEAIKRGEPALATKLMQDHVLIQGEGFRDMLAAIGPVA from the coding sequence ATGGCAACAACTCCAACCGTTCAGCGAATACGTCTCGCGCTTGAAAACGCCATCGTGGATGGTGATTATGCGCCCGGTGACAAGCTTGATCCGGGCCGGATTGCCGAACAATACGGTTGCTCCCGAACGCCGGTGCGCGAAGCCTTGCAGGCGTTGGAGGCATCGGGGCTTCTGACGGTTCAACCCAAGCGCGGCACATTCGTCGCCCAGCTGGGTGTGCCGGAGCTGATGCAGCGTTTTGAGGTCATGGCAGAGCTGGAAGCGTTCTGCGCCCGCCTCGCCTGCCGACGGGCATCCGGCGAGGATTTACAGAGACTGGCAGAGGCGCAGGACGCTTGCACCGCAGCAGCGGAGGCAATGGACGCCGAACGCTACTACGCCGAGAACACATTGTTTCACCAAGCCATCTACCGCGCGGCTCATAACGAGTTCCTTGAGGCAGAGGCACTGCGCCTGCAGGCTGTTCTGCAACCCTATCGTCGGCGTCAATTGCGGGCCCACGGCCGGATCCGCAGTTCACTCAGCGAACATAGCGACATCCTCGAAGCCATCAAACGCGGGGAACCGGCGCTGGCAACGAAGCTGATGCAGGACCACGTCCTCATTCAGGGGGAAGGTTTCCGCGATATGCTTGCGGCGATTGGGCCGGTGGCGTGA
- a CDS encoding carbohydrate ABC transporter permease, with protein sequence MTRNGRTQIVLFGCLLGMAIVNLTPVAWGFLTSIRQPVDAFAVPPKLIFKPTFEFHKEVWIDRGFWKYLVNTAIISVCAVTLSVSIGSMSAYALSRLRGGYARTILYAMLGMRMFPHILLAIPFFVIAQLVGLIDTYLVMILAVVALNQPFTIWLMRSFFDEVPKELYEAATIDGCTPWQTFRRVALPVVRPGIWVTTLFSLLLAYNEFLLALVLTRNSTKTLPVAIAEYGAEDISYWSLSSAAAIGIMLPILIFMLFMQRHLVRGMSAGAVKG encoded by the coding sequence ATGACACGCAATGGCCGCACACAGATTGTTCTTTTCGGCTGCCTTCTGGGGATGGCGATTGTGAACCTGACCCCGGTTGCCTGGGGATTTCTGACCTCGATCCGACAGCCGGTTGATGCCTTCGCTGTCCCTCCAAAGCTGATTTTCAAGCCAACCTTCGAGTTTCACAAGGAGGTTTGGATAGATCGGGGCTTCTGGAAATATCTGGTTAATACAGCCATCATATCGGTCTGTGCCGTGACCCTCTCCGTCTCCATCGGTTCCATGTCCGCTTACGCGCTGTCGCGGCTTCGTGGCGGCTACGCGCGGACGATCCTTTATGCGATGCTCGGGATGCGGATGTTCCCGCATATTCTGCTCGCGATCCCGTTTTTCGTCATCGCGCAACTTGTCGGCCTGATCGACACTTATCTGGTGATGATCCTTGCGGTCGTGGCGCTTAACCAGCCCTTCACGATCTGGCTCATGCGCAGCTTTTTCGACGAAGTGCCTAAAGAGCTTTACGAGGCGGCGACCATAGATGGCTGCACCCCCTGGCAGACCTTTCGCCGAGTTGCGCTGCCTGTGGTGCGGCCCGGCATTTGGGTCACAACGCTGTTCAGTCTGCTCCTGGCCTATAATGAGTTCCTGCTCGCGCTTGTGCTGACCCGGAACAGTACCAAAACCCTGCCGGTCGCCATCGCTGAATATGGGGCAGAGGATATCAGCTACTGGTCGCTCAGCTCAGCCGCAGCGATTGGGATCATGCTGCCGATCCTGATTTTCATGCTGTTCATGCAGCGCCATCTCGTCAGGGGGATGTCGGCGGGCGCTGTCAAAGGCTGA
- a CDS encoding phosphoenolpyruvate hydrolase family protein, which yields MARQYTRAEVRERIDAEIAAKRFVLMQGAGIGLVARLVEQSGIDLIAVYNTGYYRMNGVASIYGTLPIGNANDVVLKLADQIMPVVKETPLIGGVYAHDPTRSQDQSLQALKAAGFSGVINVPTIGRIDGTYHRDLESVGIAFSREVDLMRRAMEHDLYTVAYVYNAREAVLMAEAGVDMLVGHVGLTGGGDVGAPGAISMEAAIAEFNEIFDAVGAVRDDVALLSHGGPVISPEDAAHVSAHTAAVGFVGASSIERIPVEHAIKDVTTRFKEIKLR from the coding sequence ATGGCCAGACAATATACCCGCGCCGAAGTGCGCGAACGTATCGACGCTGAAATCGCGGCGAAACGCTTTGTCCTGATGCAAGGGGCGGGCATCGGCCTCGTCGCGCGTTTGGTGGAGCAGTCGGGCATCGATCTCATCGCCGTCTATAACACCGGCTACTACCGGATGAACGGCGTCGCCAGCATTTACGGCACGCTGCCGATTGGCAATGCCAACGATGTGGTATTGAAGCTGGCCGATCAGATCATGCCGGTTGTGAAAGAGACGCCGCTTATCGGCGGGGTCTATGCGCATGACCCGACCCGCAGTCAGGACCAGTCACTGCAGGCGCTTAAAGCTGCGGGATTTTCCGGCGTCATCAATGTGCCGACGATTGGGCGCATCGACGGCACCTATCATCGTGATCTGGAATCGGTCGGGATCGCCTTTTCACGCGAGGTCGATCTGATGCGTCGGGCGATGGAGCACGATCTTTATACGGTTGCCTATGTCTATAACGCCCGCGAGGCGGTTCTGATGGCCGAGGCCGGGGTGGATATGCTGGTTGGCCATGTGGGGCTGACGGGCGGCGGCGATGTCGGCGCGCCCGGTGCGATCTCGATGGAGGCGGCGATTGCCGAATTCAATGAGATATTTGATGCGGTTGGTGCGGTGCGCGACGATGTGGCGCTGTTGTCTCATGGCGGGCCGGTCATCTCGCCAGAGGATGCCGCCCATGTCAGCGCCCATACTGCTGCGGTCGGCTTCGTCGGCGCATCCAGCATCGAGCGGATCCCGGTTGAACACGCGATCAAGGACGTCACCACCCGCTTCAAGGAAATCAAACTACGCTGA
- a CDS encoding VOC family protein, which translates to MSKNMTENQPLNAAYDHTGFVTQDIEASASFWCRAFGLTATDPIERGAPWVEGMTGVIGARLRIMHLTAPGIHLEFISFLAPKGGDKPPEATALATGHVCLRVPDPAAALERLFALGGQPEGRVTEITEGGLAGRHGVYLRDPGGVLIELLEDPSLTEISG; encoded by the coding sequence ATGAGCAAGAACATGACCGAGAACCAGCCCCTGAACGCAGCCTATGATCACACCGGGTTCGTGACCCAGGATATCGAGGCTTCCGCATCCTTCTGGTGCCGGGCGTTCGGGCTGACCGCCACCGACCCGATTGAGCGGGGTGCCCCTTGGGTCGAGGGTATGACCGGCGTTATCGGCGCGCGGCTGCGGATCATGCATCTCACTGCGCCGGGCATCCATCTGGAGTTCATCAGCTTTCTCGCACCGAAAGGCGGCGACAAGCCACCAGAGGCAACCGCGCTGGCCACCGGCCATGTCTGCCTGCGTGTCCCCGATCCTGCCGCTGCATTGGAGCGGCTATTCGCACTGGGTGGCCAGCCTGAAGGTCGCGTGACCGAGATCACCGAGGGCGGGCTGGCGGGACGCCACGGCGTCTATCTGCGCGACCCCGGCGGCGTTCTGATCGAACTGCTGGAAGACCCCAGCCTTACTGAAATTTCCGGATAG
- a CDS encoding carbohydrate ABC transporter permease: MKPNQKKTRGGPNQAEQRTLWLFMIPSLLMIGIVLMLPLAYAIGLSFTDYNLGAETTSFVGMDNYVELLGEERFWTSLTRTLLIVGSAVTLEFCLGLAIAFGLWKLSYGAQSLLTLFFIPFVITPAVAALFLKWIFMGRFGLLSGALIGIGIFPPDFLGDPAWARLTVVLADAWQFTPFMILTLYAGLNTVDDSLIEAARIDGAGNWAILFRVMLPSLKFLIVFVLAIRFMDAFRFFDTIYVLTAGGPGTATETITMYTYALAFRLLDVGKASALGVISLLVVALVTAVMIALMFRKRKGSVP; this comes from the coding sequence ATGAAACCCAACCAGAAAAAAACGCGCGGCGGTCCTAATCAGGCCGAGCAGCGGACGCTGTGGCTTTTCATGATACCGAGCCTGCTGATGATCGGGATCGTGCTCATGCTGCCGCTGGCCTATGCCATCGGGTTGAGCTTTACCGACTATAATCTCGGTGCGGAGACGACTTCATTCGTTGGAATGGACAATTACGTCGAACTGCTCGGGGAGGAGCGGTTCTGGACCTCGCTCACACGGACCTTGCTGATCGTAGGCTCTGCCGTCACTTTGGAATTCTGCCTCGGTCTGGCGATCGCCTTCGGTCTTTGGAAGCTGTCATATGGTGCGCAATCGCTGCTGACGCTTTTCTTCATCCCTTTTGTGATCACGCCAGCGGTTGCCGCGCTTTTCCTGAAATGGATTTTCATGGGGCGGTTTGGACTGCTGAGCGGTGCGCTGATCGGCATCGGGATATTTCCGCCGGATTTCCTTGGCGATCCGGCCTGGGCGAGGTTGACGGTTGTGCTAGCGGATGCGTGGCAGTTCACACCCTTCATGATCCTGACGCTTTATGCTGGGCTGAACACGGTAGACGACAGCCTTATTGAGGCCGCGCGGATCGACGGGGCGGGCAATTGGGCCATCCTGTTTCGCGTCATGCTGCCCAGCCTGAAATTCCTGATCGTCTTTGTCCTCGCGATCCGCTTCATGGACGCGTTCCGCTTCTTCGATACGATCTATGTGCTGACGGCGGGCGGGCCAGGTACGGCAACCGAAACCATAACCATGTATACCTACGCGCTGGCGTTCCGGCTGCTTGATGTCGGCAAGGCTTCCGCGCTTGGCGTCATTTCCTTGCTTGTCGTCGCATTGGTGACAGCGGTCATGATCGCCCTGATGTTCCGCAAGCGCAAAGGATCGGTCCCATGA
- a CDS encoding Tm-1-like ATP-binding domain-containing protein: MEDTGAKLPESAFVEDVRWPARPGVVIAASLDTKERQVAFLVEELGRRGITPIVIDCALRDGAIDIVPDIGADTVARLAGTDIVTLRASRERAPALGRLLDGLGACIARLDQMGLVLGVIGIGGGTNASMAARAFSAVPYGRPKILVSTSVSGDTRPFIGGSDAVLIHSVVDFIGLGAPLRASLERAAATMQALIDIPFWSEVTTRPVVGITANGATTEGAEVASAMLDSKGCETWMFHARGSGGVALERLIAEGRIAAVLDFATTEIADEVLGGLRSAGPTRLEAAGAAGVPQVIVPGGLDVVNFSELHTVPDHYANRTLIHHTPSSVLMRTSAEEYREIALWMARKLLNAKGPTSVLIPLRGFSSYDAEGRPYHDPKGAGIFADTITEALAPRPDIPVERHDLHINDARFAELACERLWSFMSQKSGKKG, from the coding sequence TTGGAAGATACCGGAGCAAAACTGCCTGAATCTGCCTTCGTCGAAGATGTGCGATGGCCAGCGCGACCTGGCGTTGTGATCGCTGCCTCTCTCGACACGAAGGAACGGCAGGTCGCATTTCTCGTGGAGGAGTTGGGTCGGCGTGGGATCACGCCGATTGTGATTGACTGCGCGCTGCGCGACGGAGCGATAGATATCGTGCCCGATATTGGCGCAGATACGGTTGCGCGGCTTGCCGGGACGGATATTGTGACACTTCGGGCCAGCCGCGAACGGGCACCTGCGCTTGGCAGGCTTCTCGATGGGCTTGGGGCCTGTATTGCCCGGCTCGACCAGATGGGTCTGGTGCTGGGTGTTATCGGGATCGGCGGCGGTACGAATGCGAGCATGGCTGCGCGCGCCTTTTCAGCCGTTCCTTACGGCCGTCCCAAGATACTGGTTTCCACCTCGGTTTCCGGTGACACCCGCCCATTTATTGGCGGCAGCGATGCGGTGCTTATTCACTCTGTTGTCGATTTCATCGGCCTTGGTGCGCCGCTCCGTGCGTCGCTGGAACGGGCCGCTGCGACAATGCAGGCGCTGATCGATATTCCTTTCTGGTCCGAAGTGACGACCCGCCCGGTTGTTGGAATAACCGCCAATGGGGCAACGACAGAAGGCGCTGAGGTTGCGAGTGCAATGCTGGACAGCAAGGGTTGTGAGACCTGGATGTTCCATGCGCGCGGCTCTGGCGGGGTCGCTTTGGAACGTCTGATCGCCGAGGGGCGTATCGCCGCCGTCCTCGATTTCGCGACGACAGAGATTGCCGATGAGGTGCTCGGCGGGCTGCGGAGTGCCGGGCCGACCCGGCTTGAAGCCGCAGGGGCCGCGGGTGTTCCGCAGGTCATCGTGCCGGGCGGGCTGGATGTCGTGAACTTCAGCGAGCTGCACACGGTTCCGGATCATTACGCGAACCGCACTCTGATCCATCATACCCCATCAAGCGTGTTAATGCGCACATCCGCTGAAGAATATCGGGAGATTGCTTTGTGGATGGCGCGAAAACTCCTGAACGCGAAGGGTCCGACGTCCGTCCTGATACCGCTCAGAGGGTTCTCATCTTACGACGCAGAGGGCCGACCCTATCACGACCCCAAAGGGGCAGGGATCTTTGCGGACACCATCACCGAGGCATTGGCGCCGCGACCTGACATCCCGGTCGAGCGTCATGATCTCCACATCAACGATGCCCGTTTCGCAGAACTCGCTTGCGAGCGTCTTTGGTCATTCATGTCCCAGAAAAGCGGTAAAAAAGGTTAG
- a CDS encoding cupin domain-containing protein produces MTVFRQDSGTIPDWCELRGFEPVDIAAGAEQQVTRGDLREIVVATHGTVQVDWGSGGQYVAAGQSLSLPEDAAHYFLRAVTRPAYVMRLWGNWGPRIGGVGVFEVVPNGPAKNFGDPVNYPKQTGVDRHYHDYDEYWIVIEGSGLARIDDVAVPMRRGDCVATGTGHPHDIQQVHGVFRAIYLETTLRREERAGHLWEHVHGPADPDPDRI; encoded by the coding sequence ATGACCGTGTTCAGACAGGACAGCGGCACGATCCCGGATTGGTGCGAACTGCGCGGCTTTGAGCCTGTGGATATCGCCGCAGGGGCAGAGCAGCAGGTGACGCGCGGCGATCTGCGCGAGATCGTCGTGGCGACGCACGGAACCGTGCAGGTCGACTGGGGTTCGGGCGGGCAATATGTGGCGGCAGGGCAATCGCTTTCGTTGCCGGAAGATGCCGCGCATTATTTTCTGCGCGCTGTGACCCGGCCCGCCTATGTCATGCGGCTTTGGGGCAACTGGGGGCCGCGCATCGGGGGTGTTGGCGTATTTGAGGTGGTCCCAAACGGTCCCGCCAAGAATTTCGGTGATCCGGTCAATTATCCCAAACAGACCGGCGTCGACCGGCACTATCACGATTATGACGAATACTGGATCGTGATCGAAGGTTCGGGTCTGGCGCGTATCGATGACGTTGCCGTGCCGATGCGGCGTGGCGATTGCGTCGCGACCGGCACCGGGCATCCCCATGACATCCAGCAAGTTCATGGGGTTTTCCGGGCAATTTACCTCGAAACGACCCTGCGGCGCGAAGAGCGAGCGGGTCACCTTTGGGAACATGTCCACGGCCCAGCAGACCCAGACCCGGATCGGATCTGA
- a CDS encoding extracellular solute-binding protein, translated as MKFTRRRLIQTSSALGVATLATPMLSTRARAAEPVQLVSHRYPALEYYAEQLATAAPEAGLNAQLMPFPKAFELMNIALSSKSDSIDIMYVNESMTAFMRNGWLRPMDDIWDMFREEFALDDIDPNVLKYFQYEGKTYGIPLTAISHLFFYRQDVFDEAGKTVPATIDEYVELAKFFNSPLRAGTVNCLRDDSALGEAHWYLNAIGDGWFDENFEPTFNSEAGIAALSKLKEVTQYAQPGFLNAHNDECMIALQQDVATMGVSWTTRAMAMDDPTKSAVVDKMGFAPVPDGHGRLALDGYAISAFSSHDPETLFRMICTAASQQSMRGATSYTMVPRVSILSDPEVQAEYRHYPAGMKALETAVPFPAMPEFYSVGDFVRRRLLQSIAGEMEMAEAMNIAAEEVRNFLSEAGYYQ; from the coding sequence ATGAAATTCACCAGACGCAGACTGATCCAGACCAGCTCGGCTTTAGGTGTTGCGACCTTGGCCACGCCGATGCTGTCGACGCGGGCCCGCGCCGCTGAGCCGGTGCAACTGGTCAGCCATCGCTACCCCGCACTTGAGTACTATGCGGAGCAACTGGCCACCGCCGCCCCGGAGGCCGGGCTTAACGCACAGCTCATGCCGTTCCCGAAGGCGTTCGAGCTGATGAATATCGCGCTTTCGTCCAAGTCGGACAGCATCGACATCATGTATGTGAACGAGAGCATGACCGCCTTCATGCGCAATGGCTGGCTGCGCCCGATGGATGATATCTGGGACATGTTCCGCGAGGAATTCGCGCTGGACGACATCGACCCGAATGTCCTCAAATATTTCCAATATGAAGGCAAGACCTACGGGATTCCGCTGACCGCAATTTCGCATCTTTTCTTCTATCGTCAGGACGTTTTCGACGAAGCCGGCAAGACGGTTCCGGCGACGATTGACGAATATGTGGAACTGGCCAAGTTCTTCAACTCGCCACTGCGCGCCGGGACGGTGAATTGTCTTCGCGATGATTCCGCACTGGGCGAGGCCCATTGGTATCTGAACGCGATCGGTGACGGCTGGTTTGATGAGAACTTTGAACCGACCTTCAATTCCGAAGCGGGTATCGCGGCACTGTCGAAGCTCAAGGAAGTAACGCAATATGCCCAGCCGGGCTTTCTGAATGCGCATAACGACGAATGCATGATCGCGCTTCAGCAGGATGTCGCCACAATGGGTGTCAGCTGGACGACCCGCGCGATGGCGATGGATGATCCGACAAAATCGGCTGTGGTGGACAAGATGGGCTTCGCGCCGGTACCGGACGGTCATGGACGTCTGGCGTTGGATGGCTACGCGATTTCGGCGTTTTCCAGCCACGACCCTGAGACGCTGTTCCGGATGATCTGCACGGCGGCAAGCCAGCAGTCGATGCGCGGCGCGACGTCCTATACGATGGTTCCGCGCGTTTCCATCCTGTCGGACCCGGAAGTGCAGGCTGAATACCGGCATTATCCCGCAGGGATGAAGGCTCTGGAAACCGCAGTGCCGTTCCCGGCAATGCCGGAGTTCTACTCCGTCGGCGATTTTGTCCGCCGCCGCTTGCTGCAGTCCATTGCTGGCGAGATGGAGATGGCCGAGGCGATGAACATCGCCGCTGAAGAGGTCCGCAACTTCCTCTCAGAAGCGGGTTACTATCAGTAA
- a CDS encoding ABC transporter ATP-binding protein, translating to MATLGINQLVKRYGPVEVIHGVNIDIEDGEFVILVGPSGCGKSTLLRMVAGLEDISEGEVRIGQTVVNEIAPKNRDIAMVFQNYALYPHMTVAENMGFALQLSRRPKSEIQKLVENAAEILDLTPLLERYPKQLSGGQRQRVAMGRAIVRNPQVFLFDEPLSNLDAKLRVQMRTEIKELHQRLKTTTLYVTHDQVEAMTMADKIVVLRDGRVEQIGAPMDLYDRPANMFVAGFIGSPGMNFITGSSPGEVFLAKDGTRLPLPPNLSARTDEALVWGIRPEHLVPAETGIPMTVKVVEPTGAEIQVIGDMAGQHIVAALRDCPAPKPGETLHLAPRTDKLHLFQEEGGARLV from the coding sequence ATGGCGACGCTGGGAATCAATCAACTCGTCAAGCGTTATGGTCCCGTCGAGGTCATTCACGGCGTCAACATCGACATTGAGGACGGAGAGTTCGTGATCCTCGTCGGCCCCTCCGGCTGCGGGAAATCGACGCTTCTGAGAATGGTCGCGGGACTGGAAGACATCTCCGAAGGCGAGGTGCGTATCGGCCAAACCGTCGTCAACGAAATCGCGCCAAAGAACCGGGATATCGCGATGGTGTTTCAGAACTACGCGCTTTATCCCCATATGACCGTAGCCGAGAATATGGGCTTCGCGCTGCAGCTTTCCCGCCGGCCCAAAAGCGAAATTCAGAAGCTCGTAGAGAATGCGGCGGAGATTCTGGATCTTACACCGCTTCTCGAACGCTATCCGAAACAGCTTTCCGGCGGCCAGCGGCAACGCGTCGCTATGGGCCGGGCCATCGTGCGCAATCCGCAGGTTTTCCTGTTCGACGAGCCGCTGTCGAACCTCGACGCGAAGCTGCGCGTTCAAATGCGCACCGAAATCAAGGAGCTGCATCAGCGTCTGAAAACCACCACGCTTTACGTTACGCATGATCAGGTCGAGGCGATGACGATGGCTGACAAGATCGTCGTACTGCGCGACGGTCGGGTGGAGCAGATCGGCGCGCCGATGGATCTTTATGATCGTCCCGCCAACATGTTTGTTGCAGGATTCATCGGCTCGCCCGGTATGAATTTCATCACCGGCTCAAGCCCTGGCGAGGTCTTCCTTGCCAAGGACGGGACGCGCCTGCCTCTGCCGCCGAACCTGTCCGCCCGGACGGATGAGGCGCTTGTCTGGGGGATCCGGCCGGAGCATCTGGTTCCTGCCGAAACGGGTATACCGATGACGGTCAAGGTCGTTGAGCCGACCGGGGCCGAAATACAGGTGATTGGTGACATGGCAGGCCAACATATTGTCGCCGCGCTGCGCGACTGCCCTGCACCAAAACCCGGCGAAACCCTGCACCTCGCCCCGCGGACAGACAAGCTGCATCTTTTTCAGGAAGAAGGCGGCGCGCGTCTGGTGTGA